One Comamonas endophytica DNA window includes the following coding sequences:
- a CDS encoding cation:proton antiporter, with protein MENLTGFWAQWLRPSAGLVTLQWSLLLALATIGGSLCQRYVGLPKVVGYSMVGALVGFAGFSGAPWPLQGISLFLLELGVSLVLFECGGRIPLRWFRHNPMVLVQSIAEAALTYFSVLWVLRWLNTPADVANPIAMIAMAASPLVLSRVITDLRAAGAVTDRAMVLATLSTLYALTLGSAQSEVFLRPAQTLLDSTSAVAVVLGVSILVAAVLSLLMRLALQFMSPNSENTSILVLALIAASTAVTAHLGGSAPLAALLGGMLLKHLHPRPWAWPRQLGTASTLLNMMMFVLVSTVAAQADWNLPLAGVVFAVIVVRLLAKAVGVGLGNVGSGASWRQALWVSCAMAPMSSVALLIASQFVTAAPDGGQMISRIALPMILMMEVFGAVLASLAFHRARESAKTLRLLERNPVPGDRNGP; from the coding sequence ATGGAAAATCTCACGGGCTTCTGGGCGCAGTGGCTGCGCCCGTCGGCCGGACTGGTGACGCTGCAATGGTCGCTGCTGCTGGCGCTGGCGACCATTGGCGGCTCGCTGTGCCAGCGCTATGTCGGCCTGCCCAAGGTGGTCGGCTACTCCATGGTGGGGGCGCTGGTCGGCTTCGCCGGCTTCAGCGGCGCGCCCTGGCCGCTGCAGGGCATCAGCCTGTTCCTGCTGGAACTGGGCGTGTCGCTGGTGCTGTTCGAGTGCGGCGGGCGCATTCCGCTGCGCTGGTTCCGCCACAACCCCATGGTGCTGGTGCAGAGCATTGCCGAGGCGGCGCTGACCTATTTCTCCGTGCTGTGGGTGCTGCGCTGGCTGAACACGCCGGCCGATGTCGCCAACCCGATCGCCATGATCGCCATGGCGGCCTCGCCGCTGGTGCTGTCGCGCGTCATCACCGACCTGCGTGCCGCGGGCGCGGTGACCGACCGCGCGATGGTGCTGGCGACGCTGTCCACCCTCTATGCATTGACGCTGGGCAGCGCCCAGTCCGAAGTCTTCCTGCGCCCGGCGCAGACGCTGCTCGACAGCACCTCCGCCGTGGCCGTGGTGCTGGGCGTGTCGATCCTGGTGGCGGCCGTGCTGTCGCTGCTGATGCGGCTGGCGCTGCAATTCATGAGCCCGAACAGCGAGAACACCTCGATCCTGGTGCTGGCGCTGATTGCCGCCAGCACCGCCGTCACGGCCCACCTGGGCGGCTCGGCGCCGCTGGCCGCGCTGCTCGGCGGCATGCTGCTCAAGCACCTGCACCCGCGCCCCTGGGCCTGGCCGCGCCAGCTCGGCACGGCTTCGACGCTGCTGAACATGATGATGTTCGTGCTGGTGTCCACGGTGGCGGCGCAGGCCGACTGGAACCTGCCGCTGGCCGGCGTGGTGTTTGCCGTCATCGTCGTGCGCCTGCTGGCCAAGGCCGTGGGCGTGGGCCTGGGCAATGTCGGCAGCGGCGCCAGCTGGCGCCAGGCCCTGTGGGTCAGCTGCGCGATGGCGCCGATGTCCTCGGTGGCGCTGCTGATCGCCTCGCAGTTCGTGACCGCCGCGCCGGACGGCGGCCAGATGATTTCCCGCATCGCGCTGCCCATGATCCTGATGATGGAAGTGTTCGGCGCCGTGCTCGCCAGCCTGGCCTTCCACCGCGCGCGCGAAAGCGCCAAGACGCTGCGCCTGCTCGAGCGCAACCCCGTTCCCGGAGACCGCAATGGGCCTTGA
- a CDS encoding site-specific recombinase, with translation MKRAAYDLPLLLLELDPHADLAHRHLWLIHLLDWVRAPAPSVELAVERVRQFVDALEADPAARARMQAWWERFVETVDLTTLLADFGFAPRTALASELNERLRYKLLPASPETIDASELFMLALPDEFDALWLNALDAELLARLRVLVSSQQDGPSYWQRTLLSAITYCAGQILSTGFAPELRLRMNESARLAQPFHALIHDVENLRVEVMLALRTPDRLLAAEQRLRERLDACRAATATVYSHFESEGISVGLVFRLRQLRERIVRVRRLLDCLTSERPVAEAAPLLAHLVGVARERRSLRALLSANSSLLAAKVVERSAETGAGYITRNPREYRAMVARAAGGGLVMAFTTLMKFALAALALSAFWGGLLAGMNYALSFVLIQLLHFTVATKQPAMTAPAMAAKLKELPDQQSVEDFVTEVANLTRSQVAAILGNVLVVVPAAVGLSLLFLKAFGHPPLDAAHAEQVLDSLSLLGPSVLFAAFTGVLLFASSLIAGWAENWFVLRRMDSAIRYNPRIMRVLGPARAKRWAGFLHRNISGFAANISLGLMLGLVPAFVGFFGLGLEVRHITLSAGQIGVASTTLGLEALHDSAFWWAVAMLPFNGALNVIVSFLLAFRLAVRAHNVSGVDRSRIYRTILARLRHAPMSFFRP, from the coding sequence ATGAAGCGCGCCGCCTACGACCTGCCGCTGCTGCTGCTGGAACTCGACCCCCACGCCGACCTGGCCCACCGCCATCTGTGGCTGATCCACCTGCTCGACTGGGTGCGCGCGCCCGCGCCCTCGGTAGAGCTCGCGGTGGAGCGCGTGCGCCAGTTCGTCGATGCGCTCGAGGCCGACCCCGCGGCGCGCGCGCGCATGCAGGCCTGGTGGGAGCGCTTCGTTGAAACCGTCGACCTCACCACGCTGCTGGCCGACTTCGGCTTCGCGCCGCGCACCGCGCTGGCCAGCGAGCTGAACGAGCGCCTGCGCTACAAGCTGCTGCCGGCGAGCCCCGAGACCATCGATGCCTCCGAGCTGTTCATGCTGGCGCTGCCGGACGAATTCGATGCGCTCTGGCTCAACGCGCTGGACGCCGAGCTGCTGGCGCGGCTGCGCGTGCTGGTCTCGTCGCAGCAGGACGGCCCCTCCTACTGGCAGCGCACGCTGCTCAGCGCCATCACCTACTGCGCCGGCCAGATCCTGTCGACCGGCTTCGCGCCCGAGCTGCGCCTGCGCATGAACGAGAGCGCGCGCCTGGCCCAGCCCTTCCATGCGCTGATCCACGACGTGGAGAACCTGCGCGTCGAAGTGATGCTGGCGCTGCGCACGCCCGACCGCCTGCTGGCCGCGGAGCAGCGGCTGCGCGAACGGCTCGATGCCTGCCGCGCGGCCACGGCCACGGTGTACTCGCATTTCGAATCCGAGGGCATCTCGGTCGGGCTGGTGTTCCGGCTGCGCCAGCTGCGCGAGCGCATCGTGCGCGTGCGCCGGCTGCTCGACTGCCTGACCTCCGAGCGGCCCGTGGCCGAAGCCGCGCCGCTGCTGGCGCACCTGGTGGGCGTGGCGCGCGAGCGGCGCAGCCTGCGCGCGCTGCTGTCGGCCAATTCTTCGCTGCTGGCCGCCAAGGTGGTCGAGCGCAGCGCCGAAACCGGCGCCGGCTATATCACGCGCAATCCGCGCGAGTACCGTGCCATGGTCGCCCGGGCCGCGGGCGGCGGCCTGGTCATGGCCTTCACCACGCTGATGAAATTCGCGCTGGCCGCGCTGGCGCTGTCGGCCTTCTGGGGCGGCCTGCTGGCCGGCATGAACTACGCGCTGAGCTTCGTGCTGATCCAACTGCTGCACTTCACCGTGGCCACCAAGCAGCCGGCGATGACGGCGCCGGCCATGGCCGCCAAGCTCAAGGAGCTGCCGGACCAGCAGTCGGTGGAGGATTTCGTCACCGAGGTCGCCAACCTCACGCGCTCGCAGGTCGCGGCGATCCTGGGCAATGTGCTGGTGGTGGTGCCGGCGGCGGTCGGCTTGTCCCTGCTGTTCCTCAAGGCCTTCGGCCATCCGCCGCTCGATGCGGCGCATGCCGAGCAGGTGCTCGATTCGCTGAGCCTGCTCGGGCCCTCGGTGCTGTTCGCGGCGTTCACCGGCGTGCTGCTGTTCGCCAGCAGCCTGATCGCCGGCTGGGCGGAAAACTGGTTCGTGCTGCGGCGCATGGACTCGGCCATCCGCTACAACCCGCGCATCATGCGCGTGCTGGGTCCGGCGCGCGCCAAGCGCTGGGCCGGTTTCCTGCACCGCAACATCTCGGGCTTTGCCGCCAACATCTCGCTGGGCCTGATGCTGGGGCTGGTGCCGGCGTTCGTCGGCTTCTTCGGCCTGGGGCTGGAAGTGCGCCACATCACGCTGTCGGCCGGCCAGATCGGCGTGGCCAGCACCACGCTGGGCCTGGAGGCGCTGCACGACAGCGCCTTCTGGTGGGCCGTCGCCATGCTGCCCTTCAATGGCGCGCTGAACGTGATCGTCAGCTTCCTGCTGGCCTTCCGCCTGGCGGTGCGTGCGCACAACGTCAGCGGCGTGGACCGCTCGCGCATCTACCGCACCATCCTTGCGCGCCTGCGCCATGCCCCCATGAGTTTCTTCAGGCCTTAA
- the apaG gene encoding Co2+/Mg2+ efflux protein ApaG, protein MPTNDFQIEVQPEYLPEQSAPEAGVFRFSYTITVTNTGRTPAQLIARHWIISDSNGHTEEVKGLGVIGHQPLLQPGEAFQYSSGCELRTPSGTMHGSYLCVTDQGETFRAPIRLFMLEAFEPGAGTAPLSERVLH, encoded by the coding sequence ATGCCGACCAACGACTTTCAGATCGAGGTACAGCCCGAATACCTGCCGGAGCAGTCCGCGCCGGAAGCCGGCGTGTTCCGCTTTTCCTACACCATCACCGTCACCAACACGGGCCGCACGCCCGCACAGTTGATTGCACGCCACTGGATCATCAGCGACAGCAACGGCCACACCGAGGAGGTCAAGGGCCTGGGCGTCATCGGCCACCAGCCGCTGCTGCAGCCCGGCGAGGCCTTCCAGTACAGCAGCGGCTGCGAACTGCGCACGCCCAGCGGCACCATGCACGGCAGCTACCTGTGCGTGACGGACCAGGGCGAGACCTTCCGCGCCCCGATCCGCCTGTTCATGCTCGAAGCCTTCGAACCCGGTGCCGGCACGGCCCCCCTGAGCGAACGCGTATTGCACTGA
- the rpe gene encoding ribulose-phosphate 3-epimerase, which produces MSRTFRIAPSILSADFARLGEEVSNVIAAGADWIHFDVMDNHYVPNLTFGPMICEALKPHAKTADGTAVPIDVHLMVQPVDALAQAFAQAGADYISFHPDASAHVHRSVQAIRASGCKPGLVFNPATPLDVLDWVIDDIDLILLMSVNPGFGGQSFIDSTFRKIEAARKRIEASGKDIRLEVDGGIKGENIRRVADAGADTFVAGSAIFGKPDYRAVIDGMRSALA; this is translated from the coding sequence ATGAGCCGCACCTTCCGCATCGCCCCCTCGATCCTGTCCGCCGATTTCGCCCGCCTCGGCGAAGAAGTGAGCAACGTCATAGCTGCCGGCGCCGACTGGATCCACTTCGACGTCATGGACAACCACTACGTGCCGAACCTGACTTTCGGCCCCATGATCTGTGAGGCCTTGAAGCCCCACGCCAAGACCGCCGACGGCACTGCCGTGCCCATCGACGTGCACCTGATGGTGCAGCCGGTCGATGCGCTGGCCCAGGCCTTCGCCCAGGCCGGCGCCGACTACATCAGCTTCCACCCCGACGCCTCGGCCCATGTGCACCGCAGCGTGCAGGCGATCCGCGCCAGCGGCTGCAAGCCGGGCCTGGTCTTCAACCCGGCCACGCCGCTCGACGTGCTGGACTGGGTCATCGACGACATCGACCTGATCCTGCTGATGAGCGTCAACCCCGGTTTCGGCGGCCAGAGCTTCATCGACAGCACCTTCCGCAAGATCGAGGCCGCACGCAAGCGCATCGAGGCCTCGGGCAAGGACATCCGCCTGGAAGTCGACGGCGGCATCAAGGGCGAGAACATCCGCCGCGTGGCAGATGCCGGTGCCGACACCTTCGTGGCCGGCAGTGCGATCTTCGGCAAGCCCGACTACCGCGCCGTGATCGACGGCATGCGCTCGGCACTCGCCTGA
- the gph gene encoding phosphoglycolate phosphatase (PGP is an essential enzyme in the glycolate salvage pathway in higher organisms (photorespiration in plants). Phosphoglycolate results from the oxidase activity of RubisCO in the Calvin cycle when concentrations of carbon dioxide are low relative to oxygen. This enzyme is a member of the Haloacid Dehalogenase (HAD) superfamily of aspartate-nucleophile hydrolase enzymes (PF00702).), translated as MLLRHPALQAFDFDAAIVDLDGTMVDTLGDFSAALNGMLADLQLPAIDPAAIENMVGKGSEHLIRSVLAYVEVADVEARYPQAWERYQHHYLAINGQHATVYDGVREGLEALRAQGLRLACLTNKPLSFAQPLLRAKGLDGFFEWVFGGDSFERKKPDPLPLIKTCEALGTAPARTLMIGDSSNDAKAARAAGCPVVLVDYGYNHGEPVRGVDADGWVGSLMELTAAVVPLGA; from the coding sequence ATGCTCCTGCGCCATCCCGCTCTCCAAGCCTTTGATTTCGACGCCGCCATCGTGGACCTGGACGGCACCATGGTCGACACGCTGGGCGATTTCAGCGCCGCGCTCAACGGCATGCTGGCCGATCTGCAGCTGCCGGCCATCGATCCGGCAGCCATTGAAAACATGGTCGGCAAGGGCTCCGAGCATCTGATCCGCAGCGTGCTCGCCTATGTGGAGGTAGCCGATGTCGAGGCGCGCTACCCGCAGGCCTGGGAGCGCTACCAGCACCATTACCTGGCGATCAACGGCCAGCACGCCACGGTCTACGATGGCGTGCGCGAAGGCCTCGAGGCCTTGCGTGCCCAGGGCCTGCGCCTGGCCTGCCTGACCAACAAGCCGCTGTCCTTTGCCCAGCCGCTGCTGCGTGCCAAGGGGCTCGATGGCTTTTTCGAATGGGTGTTCGGCGGCGATTCCTTCGAGCGCAAGAAACCCGATCCGCTGCCGCTCATCAAGACCTGCGAGGCGCTGGGCACGGCGCCCGCGCGCACGCTGATGATCGGCGACTCCAGCAACGACGCCAAGGCCGCGCGCGCCGCGGGCTGCCCGGTGGTGCTGGTGGACTATGGGTACAACCATGGGGAGCCGGTGCGGGGGGTGGATGCGGATGGTTGGGTGGGGAGTCTGATGGAATTGACAGCGGCGGTGGTGCCGCTGGGGGCTTGA